The following proteins are co-located in the Camelina sativa cultivar DH55 chromosome 12, Cs, whole genome shotgun sequence genome:
- the LOC104732175 gene encoding early light-induced protein 2, chloroplastic-like yields MATASFNMQSVFAAPSGGLTSRNMRNTNQLLFKRNAPVGVRCMAQGDPIKEDPSVPSTSTSAAQPQMPPSPPPPVSKPKVSTKFGDLLAFSGPAPERINGRLAMVGFVAAIAVELSKGENVFAQISDGGVGWFLGTSALLTLASMVPLFKGIRAEAKSKGFMTSDAELWNGRFAMLGLVALAFTEYVTGGTLV; encoded by the exons ATGGCAACGGCGTCGTTCAACATGCAGTCAGTGTTCGCCGCTCCTTCCGGTGGATTGACTTCACGCAACATGAGAAACACAAACCAACTCTTATTCAAGAGGAATGCTCCGGTTGGAGTCAGGTGCATGGCTCAGGGTGATCCTATCAAGGAAGACCCTTCCGTGCCCTCGACCTCGACCTCCGCCGCTCAACCGCAAATGCCaccgtctcctcctccaccagtTAGCAAGCCTAAG GTGAGTACCAAGTTTGGAGATTTGCTAGCATTCAGCGGTCCAGCGCCCGAGAGGATCAACGGGAGACTAGCCATGGTTGGATTCGTGGCTGCCATTGCGGTGGAGTTGTCCAAGGGAGAGAACGTGTTTGCTCAGATCTCCGACGGTGGCGTTGGGTGGTTTCTTGGAACATCGGCGTTGCTGACGTTGGCATCGATGGTTCCATTGTTCAAAGGAATAAGGGCGGAGGCAAAGTCAAAAGGGTTCATGACGTCAGACGCTGAGCTATGGAACGGTCGTTTCGCGATGCTCGGCCTTGTTGCTCTCGCCTTCACTGAATACGTCACTGGTGGGACTCTCGTCTAA
- the LOC104733647 gene encoding F-box protein At1g31080-like produces MNREENSDSIPNDIILEILSRLPINSIERFRCVSKLWGSMLHKPYFNELFLTRSLARPRLLIGVRQHREWSFFLAPQPHNHYGKPLSLVVAADFHIKCSLDNSLAMCRYASGLLYFPSLQLSCKDEDGAGVICNPITGQFEILHRLRLGTGHRRTCVQRGPITSRDHSGGLIGFDPIGGQFKVLSMNNTVNNKMARYILTLGTEKERWRKIQCPYNEDDRNGGVCINGILYFTVYDCDTRSHLIACFDVRFEKFKFLDICCQYGLCTTLINYEGKLGVIKWKCAEDGGFPLELCMWVLEDLEKQEWSKFAYTLKADNKVVQVDDYNLSVVGVTASGDIVLIKETAFKPFYVFYFNPERNHLLSVEIQGLGEDHDWSKYHAVCAFVDYVEDLQFNIMQATSLNPLEQNHRPRSTSTLSREDLQVRTVSQLGQDRRTLDSFQK; encoded by the coding sequence ATGAATAGAGAAGAAAACTCAGATTCCATCCCTAATGATATCATTCTTGAGATACTCTCCAGGTTGCCTATAAATTCAATCGAGAGGTTTCGTTGCGTGTCAAAGCTATGGGGATCCATGCTTCACAAGCCATATTTCAACGAGTTATTCTTGACCAGGTCCTTGGCTCGTCCACGTCTCTTAATTGGGGTCCGGCAACACCGTGAgtggagcttcttcttggcGCCTCAGCCTCATAATCATTATGGGAAGCCTTTGTCTCTTGTAGTAGCAGCCGATTTTCATATCAAGTGCTCCTTAGACAATAGCCTCGCTATGTGTAGATATGCCTCTGGTTTGCTCTATTTCCCAAGTTTGCAGCTCTCGTGTAAGGATGAGGATGGAGCGGGTGTCATATGTAACCCTATAACGGGACAGTTTGAGATCTTACATCGTTTGAGATTAGGAACTGGCCATCGTCGTACCTGTGTCCAAAGAGGTCCCATCACGTCCAGAGACCATAGTGGTGGCCTTATAGGGTTTGATCCAATTGGGGGGCAATTCAAGGTATTGTCCATGAACAATACAGTTAACAATAAAATGGCTCGTTATATCCTGACATTAGGAACTGAAAAAGAGAGATGGAGGAAGATCCAATGTCCCTATAACGAGGATGATCGGAATGGAGGGGTATGCATCAATGGAATTTTGTATTTCACAGTGTACGACTGTGATACTCGATCACATCTTATAGCTTGTTTCGATGTTAGGTTTGAGAAGTTTAAGTTTCTAGATATATGCTGCCAATATGGTTTGTGTACTACACTGATAAACTATGAGGGTAAATTAGGTGTGATTAAGTGGAAGTGTGCTGAGGATGGTGGATTTCCCCTAGAATTATGtatgtgggttctagaggatCTCGAGAAACAGGAATGGTCGAAATTTGCCTACACTTTGAAGGCTGACAATAAAGTTGTTCAGGTTGACGACTACAATCTTTCTGTTGTTGGGGTGACTGCTTCAGGTGACATTGTTTTGATCAAGGAAACTGCATTCAaacctttttatgttttctacttcaatCCCGAAAGGAACCATCTTCTTagtgttgaaatccaaggtCTTGGAGAAGACCATGATTGGAGTAAGTATCATGCAGTTTGCGCTTTTGTAGACTATGTGGAGGATCTTCAGTTTAATATTATGCAGGCAACATCTCTAAACCCACTAGAACAGAATcatagacccaggagcacatccACATTATCTAGAGAAGATCTTCAAGTGAGGACCGTTTCTCAGCTGGGACAAGATCGTCGTACGTTGGATTCATTTCAAAAATGA